One Salmo trutta chromosome 12, fSalTru1.1, whole genome shotgun sequence genomic region harbors:
- the LOC115204277 gene encoding potassium channel subfamily K member 4 encodes MRCSTLLCILTGVLLYLVLGAVVFQALEAPHEEGQHIQLQDTRRAFLENYTCVSPDILQALIEEVADAVGAGVDPSSNSSTFTSQWDLASAFFFSGTIVTTIGFGNISPKTEGGQLFCIFYALVGIPLFGILLAGVGDHLGTGLRKAILKIEFLLAKWKVSPTIVRVISAILSILLGVALFVAVPTLVFQEVEKWTLLEASYFVVITLTTVGFGDYVAGDSGDGGKDHWYKPLVWFWILLGLAYFASILSMVANWLRVLSKKTRAEMEELRARTTDWGQNIQNMSVDFRMPDDPFKRQRRKRRHGPRSRGNGAGHVSGAPGEGGRVMENGQLNSQSETGSSSYSYSSNESESGSATGSEVTQHEQVVQGKEKDVDKENAFPESLYSQPLDYFGENLAYIDESSDAVSGKLHLDPLLDQTQPVSTRSQKPKRRRLRRPLPEKSSKISPIKPEKKEPNGDIKPPENPPPPKDR; translated from the exons ATGCGCTGCTCCACCCTTCTGTGTATCCTGACGGGGGTGCTGCTCTACCTAGTGCTGGGGGCCGTGGTGTTCCAGGCCCTGGAGGCTCCCCATGAGGAGGGCCAGCACATACAGCTGCAGGACACACGCAGAGCATTCCTGGAGAACTACACCTGCGTCAGCCCAGACATCCTGCAGGCCCTCATAGAG GAGGTGGCAGATGCTGTGGGTGCGGGTGTGGATCCTAGCAGCAATTCCTCCACCTTCACCAGCCAATGGGACCTGGCCAGCGCCTTTTTCTTctctgggaccattgtcaccaccATCG GTTTTGGGAACATCTCCCCGAAGACAGAAGGGGGGCAGCTGTTCTGTATCTTTTATGCCCTGGTGGGGATTCCTCTGTTTGGTATCCTGCTGGCTGGAGTTGGAGACCATCTGGGGACCGGGCTGAGGAAGGCCATCCTCAAAATAGAGTTTCTCTTAGCG AAATGGAAGGTGAGTCCTACTATTGTTCGAGTCATCTCAGCCATACTCTCCATCCTGTTGGGGGTAGCACTCTTCGTTGCAGTGCCAACGCTGGTGTTTCAGGAGGTGGAGAAGTGGACTCTCCTGGAGGCGTCCTACTTTGTTGTCATCACCCTGACTACAGTGGGTTTTGGAGACTATGTTGCAG GTGATAGCGGAGATGGTGGTAAAGACCACTGGTACAAGCCCCTGGTGTGGTTCTGGATCCTGCTGGGCCTGGCCTACTTTGCTTCCATCCTGTCCATGGTTGCAAACTGGCTTCGGGTCCTGTCCAAGAAGACCAGGGCTGAG aTGGAGGAGCTCAGAGCCCGTACCACTGACTGGGGTCAGAACATTCAGAACATGTCCGTGGACTTCCGCATGCCAGACGACCCCTTCAAACGACAACGACGAAAGCGTCGACATGGCCCTCGCAGCCGAGGCAATGGGGCAGGCCATGTGTCTGGGGCCCCTGGGGAGGGGGGCAGAGTGATGGAGAATGGCCAGCTGAACAGCCAATCAGAGACTGGATCGTCCTCATACTCTTACTCATCCAACGAGTCAGAGTCTGGATCTGCGACAGGGTCAGAGGTCACACAGCATGAGCAGGTAGTACAGGGAAAAGAGAAGGATGTCGATAAGGAGAACGCCTTCCCAGAATCCCTATATTCCCAGCCTCTGGACTACTTTGGAGAGAACCTGGCATACATTGATGAGTCCTCAGATGCAGTTAGTGGAAAATTACATTTGGATCCCCTGTTGGATCAAACACAGCCCGTATCTACACGCTCACAAAAGCCCAAGAGGAGACGGCTCAGAAGGCCACTCCCAGAGAAGAGCTCTAAAATTAGCCCTATCAAGCCTGAGAAGAAAGAGCCCAATGGAGACATAAAACCCCCAGAAAATCCACCGCCACCAAAGGATAGATGA